In the Pungitius pungitius chromosome 5, fPunPun2.1, whole genome shotgun sequence genome, one interval contains:
- the loxhd1b gene encoding lipoxygenase homology domain-containing protein 1, giving the protein MGAKDKKAKKNSDKEEEHAAGEEEKGKKKKKVKKKGSTKGDSEEDTKKTKGKKKKIENYAEIYERELRSYEAEKMENYEDEYHKKKVYEVVTITGDERGAGTDANVFVTLFGDYGITPKVHLASKSRTAFERGKTDVFRIRTHNVGPLEKIRIEHDNTGLSSNWFLDRVVVTDVIRPHLRFYFACNNWLSKVEGDCLHVRDLLGSMDPMVIPKYNKYIVSVFTADVKGSGTDADVFINIFGEFGNTGERRLNNDKNNFEKGTEDKFTIEAPNLGKVRKISIGHNNKGSSAGWFVDKAVVDDLGNKLVYEFPISRWFAFDEDDGKIQRDILVGATQPTGIVYNVRIVTGNLRGAGTNSKIHIVMHGSKALKNSGQVFLEGGQFERGLTDIFNVEIAALLSPLSRVTIGHDNDGVSAGWYCEKVVVFCPFTGIEQTFPCSKWLDEKEGDGLIERELYEMVSLRHKRQKKYPWSLWIWTSDIPSAGSDADISLQVYGEKGKSDELRLDNKTDNFEQGQVDRFMIELPDLGKLTKLRLWHEKRNPFAGWHLNKATLMKTLTKEKYSFPCGRWLDTNEDDNEVVRELAAMGDSVPEPLPVIKYRVTVCTGTVGGSGTDASVFLNLIGDQGDTGDRHLVNCKNNINKFEKGNLDEFIVEAVAIGQIRRVRIGHDDRGDGCGWFLDKVIAREEGQTDAKEFPCNRWLDRKEDDGQIVRELVPFSDGQRLYNVNYHIAVKTGSIPGSSSNSNVFVKLYGEKGDTSTMMLLVSANNLGNYFEMGRIDIFTVETFDIGQINRIMIGHTNEGLHPGWFLDSVQVMVPVNGNQYMFPSHRWLSKDEADGKTEVEIYPSEILDIEQLINYEVTVVTGDVTFAGTNARVFIQIYGDKGKTEVIILESRSNNYERNTIEIFKIEAKDVGKIFKIRTGHDGSGIGSGWFLETVDVKRLILALVPKEKKKEDKKKKKKKKEDVEEERGEEMKEVVLTYHFSCSRWLAGGEEDGELVVELLPDDANELEVNTYEVCIFTGDMLGAGTDAHVFINIYGEHGDTGERYLKNSDNLNKFERRQEDVFIVTAVDLGSLKKLRIRHDGASSYSSWYLDRVEIVDTKDDTTYYFPCTRWLAVDEDDGQIARELVAVDEAFMRKNEDEEGTGPTLGLEQKSMSTTYTIKIKTGEKKYAGTDSNVFAILFGENDDTGIINLRSCKYYKNKFEKGMINEFTVEAVDLGDLEKLRIGHDNSGGSSGWFLDWVEIDAPSQGQRLRFPCGRWLDKGEDDGAIVRDLYPAELQTELYTPFVPYEIKIHTSDVFAAGTDADVFIVLYGRKGVCTQQKYLCVNERERRLYFERGAEDMFIVELEDVGEVIEKIRIGHDNKGTNPGWHLDRVEIRRQLRKGKGSETTIFPCEAWLAKSEDDGETVRELVPSDIITEKLLRDGKLKRTEEEVEDALETHIYSVSVRTGDMYGAGTDANVFLTIYGDLGDTGERKLAKSQNNKNKFERGEVDKFTIEAVDLGQVFKIHIRHDNSMMGADWYLDQVEVLDVDTEEVYMFLCERWLSKKKEDKRITRTFFVKGYEGQRNTDPNTNKMLQAKLGLDRNANKKKKKKKVSALEEGPIIPYHFTLSTGMERDASTTARVYVIIIGPNDVETDRLWLDPPEGKKSFTAGTMEHFVCYGTDVGAIKRVELGHNGVTPESCWLVDELSVAVPTKGIKYIFPCKCWLAKDRGDGLTARLFNVLDSSTINITRKVIYSVSVVTGDTQCAGTDTRIFLTVFGANGTTEEMLLAKNEDRFERDQEDTFSLEVDDIAPLKKIRVRIDGSGSRPDWFLDRMIMQNVNTEEKYLFTYENWLSKTKGLKRTWVCELPAVVDDEEMVEKTTYIIQVQTGDAGGAGTDANVFVMVFGEYGDTGTLPLKQSTNRNKFERKMKDVFRFPDMLSLGELSKIRVWHDDTGPSPGWRLDYVDVKDEAMDQTFRFPCDRWLANNEDDKQIMRELACANNDAIDFSDKTKYEIATTTANTDDASTTENAWIVLEGRKARSKEFVLENKKKKFSRGATDAFEFSSKNVGEIAGICVGHITRDGKKVKHEAFWHVVEVVVTERELGNKYFFHCDAQVPLAAKKDKFQTFECFKCVESFASKVRKLVPVKYEIIVITGDVKDGGTDSNVFITVYGANGDSGKRHLRESFRNLFERGRTDRFVLEMLDLGELLRVRVEHDGSSLHCGWFLECVEVTNTANSVTTIFQCGKWLDRRKADGQIERVLYPKY; this is encoded by the exons ATGGGGGCGAAGGATAAAAAAGCCAAGAAGAACTCTGATAAAGAGGAAGAACAtgcagctggggaggaagagaaagggaaaaagaaaaagaaagtaaagaagAAAGGGTCTACTAAGGGAGATAGTGAAGAAGACaccaagaagacaaaaggaaagaagaagaagattgagAATTACGCTGAGATCTATGAGCGTGAGCTTCGTAGCTACGAGGCAGAAAAAATGGAAAACTACGAGGATGAGTATCATAAAAAGAAAG TGTATGAGGTGGTGACCATCACTGGCGATGAGCGAGGAGCAGGCACCGATGCCAACGTGTTTGTCACTCTGTTCGGAGACTACGGCATCACTCCCAAAGTCCACCTGGCAAGCAA GAGCCGCACGGCCTTCGAAAGAGGCAAAACCGATGTTTTCAGAATTAGAACTCACAATGTTGGACCTTTGGAAAAGATAAG GATTGAGCATGACAACACAGGCCTGAGCTCCAACTGGTTCCTGGACAGGGTGGTGGTGACGGATGTGATCAGGCCTCACCTGAGGTTTTACTTTGCTTGTAACAACTGGCTCAGTAAAGTGGAGGGAGACTGCCTTCATGTGAGAGACCTGCTGGGTAGTATGGACCCCATGGTCATCCCCAAAT ATAACAAGTATATAGTGAGTGTTTTCACTGCGGATGTAAAAGGCAGTGGAACAGATGCAGACGTCTTCATTAATATCTTTGGGGAGTTTGGAAACACAG gGGAACGGCGACTtaacaatgacaaaaacaactttGAGAAGGGCACCGAAGATAAGTTCACCATCGAGGCTCCAAACTTGGGTAAAGTGAGAAAGATCTCCATTGGCCATAATAACAAAGGCTCTTCTGCAGGCTGGTTTGTGGATAAG GCAGTTGTGGATGATTTGGGAAACAAACTAGTGTATGAATTCCCAATCAGCCGTTGGTTTGCCTTCGATGAGGACGATGGGAAGATCCAGAGAGACATTTTGGTGGGTGCGACCCAACCCACAG GTATTGTGTACAACGTCCGCATTGTTACGGGAAACCTCCGAGGTGCCGGCACCAATTCCAAAATCCACATCGTGATGCACGGCTCGAAAGCCTTGAAGAACAGTGGCCAG gtGTTTTTAGAGGGGGGGCAGTTTGAGCGTGGCCTGACAGACATCTTCAACGTTGAGATCGCTGCGCTCCTCAGTCCCCTCAGCAGAGTCACCATTGGACACGACAATGATGGCGTCAGTGCTGGGTGGTACTGCGAGAAG GTGGTGGTTTTCTGTCCGTTCACAGGCATCGAGCAGACCTTCCCGTGCAGTAAATGGCTGGATGAGAAGGAAGGAGATGGGCTGATAGAGAGAGAGCTTTATGAGATGGTCTCACTCAGACATAAGAGACAGAAGA AGTACCCCTGGTCTTTGTGGATCTGGACATCGGACATTCCCAGTGCCGGCTCCGATGCGGATATCTCTCTCCAGGTGTACGGAGAAAAGGGCAAGAGCGATGAGCTCCGCCTGGACAACAAAACGGACAACTTTGAACAGGGACAAGTAGACAGGTTCATG ATTGAACTGCCTGATTTGGGAAAATTGACCAAACTCCGCCTTTGGCATGAGAAGAGAAATCCTTTTGCAGGATGGCATCTCAATAAG GCAActttgatgaagacattaacaAAGGAGAAGTATTCGTTTCCTTGTGGCCGCTGGCTGGACACTAACGAAGACGATAACGAGGTTGTGAGGGAGCTTGCCGCCATGGGAGAcagcgtcccggagccgctgcctg TGATCAAATACAGAGTGACGGTTTGCACAGGGACGGTCGGCGGCAGCGGCACCGATGCTTCTGTTTTTCTAAATCTGATTGGAGATCAGGGGGACACCGGAGATCGACACTTGGTcaactgcaaaaacaacatcaatAAGTTTGAGAAAGGAAAC TTGGACGAGTTCATCGTGGAGGCAGTAGCCATCGGGCAGATTCGCAGGGTGAGGATTGGGCATGATGACAGAGGCGACGGCTGCGGGTGGTTTCTTGATAAAGTGATTGCGAGAGAGGAGGGACAGACGGACGCAAAGGAGTTCCCTTGCAACAG GTGGCTGGACCGCAAAGAGGATGACGGACAGATTGTTCGAGAGTTAGTGCCATTCTCAGATGGGCAGCGTCTTTACA ACGTTAATTACCACATCGCGGTGAAGACAGGGAGCATCCCCGGCAGCAGCTCAAACTCCAACGTGTTTGTCAAGCTCTATGGAGAGAAAGGCGACACCAGTACGATGATGCTTTTGGTCTCCGCCAACAACCTGGGGAACTACTTTGAGATGGGCCGCATCGACATCTTCACAGTGGAGACGTTTGATATTGGACAG ATCAACCGGATTATGATCGGGCACACCAACGAAGGCCTGCATCCCGGCTGGTTCTTGGACAGCGTTCAAGTCATGGTTCCAGTCAATGGAAATCAATACATGTTCCCCAGCCACCGCTGGCTGTCTAAGGATGAAGCTGATGGAAAGACGGAGGTGGAGATCTATCCGAGCGAGATCCTTGACATAGAACAGC TGATTAATTATGAGGTAACAGTAGTGACAGGAGATGTGACTTTTGCTGGTACCAACGCCAGAGTGTTCATCCAGATCTACGGAGACAAAGGGAAGACAGAAGTCATCATCCTCGAAAGCAGATCCAACAACTACGAACGAAACACCATAGAAATATTCAAG ATAGAGGCCAAAGATGTGGGGAAGATCTTCAAAATCCGCACCGGTCACGATGGCTCAGGGATCGGATCAGGCTGGTTCCTGGAGACAGTGGACGTCAAACGTCTCATTTTGGCCTTGGTgcccaaagagaagaaaaaggaggacaagaaaaaaaaaaagaaaaaaaaggaagatgtggaggaggagagaggagaggagatgaaggaagtGGTGCTGACTTACCATTTCTCCTGTTCACGCTGGCTGgctgggggagaggaggacggcgagctggtggtggagctgctgcccGACGATGCAAATGAGCTGGAAG TCAACACCTATGAAGTGTGCATCTTCACTGGTGACATGCTCGGTGCTGGGACCGATGCCCACGTCTTCATTAATATATACGGGGAGCATGGCGACACCGGAGAGCGCTATCTGAAGAACTCGGACAACCTCAACAAATTTGAGCGGCGACaa GAGGATGTTTTTATCGTGACAGCTGTTGACCTGGGTTCATTGAAGAAGCTACGAATCCGCCATGACGGCGCAAGTTCCTATTCCTCTTGGTACCTGGACCGTGTTGAGATAGTGGACACAAAGGATGACACAAC GTACTATTTTCCATGCACCCGCTGGCTGGCAGTGGATGAGGACGATGGACAGATAGCAAGAGAGCTGGTTGCTGTGGACGAGGCCTTCATGAGGAAGaatgaggacgaggaggggacCGGCCCAACTCTGGGGCTCGAGCAGAAAT CCATGTCTACAACATAtacaatcaaaataaaaactggAGAGAAGAAGTATGCTGGAACTGATTCCAACGTCTTTGCCATCctatttggtgaaaatgacgacacag GGATCATCAACCTAAGGTCTTGTAAGTACTATAAGAATAAGTTCGAAAAGGGAATGATCAATGAGTTCACCGTAGAGGCGGTGGATTTGGGAGACCTGGAGAAGCTCCGCATTGGCCATGACAACTCAG GGGGTTCATCTGGTTGGTTCCTTGACTGGGTCGAGATCGATGCCCCTTCTCAGGGTCAGAGACTGCGCTTCCCGTGTGGCCGCTGGCTGGATAAAGGAGAAGATGATGGGGCGATCGTGAGGGATCTTTACCCCGCCGAGTTACAGACTGAACTCTACACGCCAT TTGTCCCTTACGAGATAAAGATACACACCAGCGATGTGTTTGCAGCGGGAACAGACGCGGATGTGTTCATAGTGTTGTACGGACGTAAGGGAGTGTGCACACAGCAGAAGTACCTGTGCgtcaacgagagagagagacgtctgTACTTTGAGAGGGGGGCCGAGGACATGTTTATCGTGGAG CTGGAGGACGTCGGCGAGGTAATCGAAAAAATCAGGATAGGACACGACAACAAGGGCACCAACCCCGGGTGGCACCTCGACAGGGTGGAGATCAGACGTCAGCTCAGGAAAGGAAAG GGTTCAGAGACTACGATCTTCCCATGTGAGGCCTGGCTGGCCAAGTCTGAAGATGATGGGGAGACTGTGAGAGAGCTGGTCCCCTCGGACATCATCACAGAGAAGCTCCTCCGGGATGGGAAGCTGAAAAGGaccgaggaggaagtggaggatgcTTTGGAAA CTCACATTTACAGCGTGTCCGTGCGGACGGGGGACATGTACGGAGCAGGAACTGATGCCAACGTTTTTCTCACCATCTACGGAGACCTGGGAGACACCGGAGAGCGCAAACTCGCCAAAtcccagaacaacaagaacaagTTTGAGAGAGGAGAG GTGGACAAGTTCACTATTGAGGCTGTGGACCTGGGCCAAGTTTTTAAGATTCATATTCGTCATGACAACTCCATGATGGGAGCCGACTGGTACCTGGATCAGGTGGAGGTGCTGGATGTTGATACAGAAGAGGTTTACATGTTCCTGTGTGAGCGCTGGCTGtcaaagaagaaagaggacaaaCGCATCACCAGGACATTCTTTGTCAAG GGGTACGAAGGTCAAAGAAACACGGATCCAAATACCAACAAAATGCTTCAAGCCAAACTGGGACTGGACAGAAATgccaacaagaagaaaaagaaaaaaaaggtgtcagCTTTGGAAGAAGGTCCAA TCATCCCGTATCATTTCACCTTGTCCACCGGGATGGAGCGTGACGCCAGCACCACGGCCAGGGTCTATGTCATTATCATCGGACCCAACGATGTTGAGACAGACCGGCTGTGGCTGGACCCGCCCGAGGGAAAGAAATCCTTCACCGCTGGCACCATGGAGCACTTTGTGTGTTATGGAACTGACGTAGGAGCGATCAAGAGGGTGGAG CTCGGCCACAACGGTGTCACACCAGAAAGCTGCTGGTTGGTGGATGAGCTGTCGGTTGCCGTGCCAACCAAAGGTATCAAGTACATTTTTCCATGTAAGTGCTGGCTGGCTAAAGACAGGGGAGATGGTCTGACTGCCAGACTGTTCAATGTGCTGGACTCCAGCACGATCAACATTACCCGCAAA GTCATTTATTCAGTGTCAGTGGTCACAGGTGACACTCAGTGTGCTGGGACAGATACCAGGATTTTCCTGACAGTGTTTGGAGCCAACGGGACGACCGAAGAAATGCTGCTGGCCAAAAATGAGGACAG GTTTGAAAGGGACCAAGAAGACACGTTCAGTTTGGAGGTGGATGACATTGCTCCCCTGAAGAAGATCAGAGTTCGGATTGATGGCTCTGGAAGTCGACCTGACTGGTTTCTTGACAGG ATGATAATGCAGAACGTGAACACAGAGGAGAAGTATCTCTTCACTTATGAGAACTGGCTGTCAAAGACAAAGGGGCTAAAGAGGACGTGGGTGTGTGAGCTGCCAGCTGTGGTGGACGACGAGGAAATGGTGGAGAAAACGACCTACATCATCCAAGTCCAGACTGGTGATGCTGGAG GTGCGGGCACCGATGCCAACGTGTTTGTGATGGTGTTTGGGGAGTACGGAGACACCGGGACGCTGCCGCTGAAGCAGAGCACCAACAGGAACAAGTTTGAGCGTAAAATGAAAGATGTGTTCAGATTCCCGGACATGTTGAGTCTGGGAGAACTGTCAAAAATAAGAGTGTGGCATGATGACACAG GCCCTTCGCCTGGTTGGCGCCTGGATTACGTTGACGTAAAAGATGAAGCCATGGACCAGACCTTCAGGTTCCCCTGCGACCGCTGGTTGGCTAATAATGAGGACGACAAGCAGATAATGAGGGAGCTGGCCTGCGCCAACAACGACGCCATCGACTTCAGTGACAAGACCA AATACGAGATTGCCACGACAACGGCGAACACAGACGACGCCTCCACCACAGAAAACGCCTGGATTGTGTTGGAAGGGAGGAAAGCTCGCTCCAAGGAGTTTGTTTTGGAGAATAAGAAAAAGAAGTTCTCACG CGGCGCCACCGACGCGTTTGAGTTCTCGTCAAAGAACGTGGGCGAGATCGCCGGGATCTGCGTGGGCCACATCACCAGAGACGGAAAGAAGGTGAAGCATGAAGCCTTCTGGCACGtcgtggaggtggtggtgacaGAGCGGGAGCTGGGAAACAA GTATTTCTTCCACTGTGACGCACAAGTCCCCCTGGCagccaaaaaggacaaattccAGACATTTGAGTGCTTCAAGTGCGTCGAGAGCTTTGCGAGCAAAGTCCGCAAACTGGTCCCCGTCAAGTACGAAATCATCGTCATCACCGGCGACGTGAAAGACGGCGGCACGGATTCCAACGTCTTCATCACCGTCTACGGCGCCAACGGGGACTCGGGCAAGCGGCACCTGCGCGAGAGCTTCCGCAACCTTTTCGAGCGAGGGCGAACCGATCGCTTCGTCCTGGAAATGCTGGACCTCGGGGAGCTGCTGAGGGTCCGAGTGGAGCACGACGGCAGCAGCCTCCACTGCGGCTGGTTTCTGGAGTGCGTGGAGGTGACAAACACAGCCAACTCGGTGACAACCATCTTCCAGTGCGGAAAGTGGCTGGACAGACGCAAGGCCGACGGGCAGATTGAGCGGGTTCTCTACCCCAAATATTAG
- the ark2cb gene encoding E3 ubiquitin-protein ligase ARK2C isoform X2: MVLVHVGYLVLPVFGSVRNRGSHFNRQQQQQHSHATSCRHFQLGPQAPLPMDFPMPHPGQPQSGINPHLAPPGHQHGPPLHPPLNPLSAPQFQEIPAPPFLPQALHQQYLLQQQILEAQHRHILPPSRRTPERVPHQPHRLRPSYEFAPPLHVAPQPVVQQPRYLAEGTDWDLSVDAGLPPHQYHIHPLPQHYQHYLTSPRMHHFPRNGASTQVVVHEIRNYPYPQLHLLALQSLNPSRHASAVRESYEELLQLEDRLGSVNRGAVQTTIERFTFPHKYKKRIPQGLKMCLEDEELDTDEKCTICLSMLEDGEDVRRLPCMHLFHQACVDQWLATSRKCPICRVDIETQLTPDS; encoded by the exons GGTCCCATTTCAAccggcaacagcagcagcagcacagccatGCTACCTCTTGCCGGCACTTCCAGTTAGGTCCTCAGGCCCCGCTGCCCATGGACTTCCCCATGCCCCACCCAGGGCAGCCGCAGTCAGGCATTAACCCCCACCTGGCGCCTCCCGGGCACCAGCATGGCCCTCCGCTCCACCCGCCCCTCAACCCCCTGTCAGCTCCCCAGTTCCAGGAAATCCCCGCCCCTCCCTTCCTACCTCAGGCATTACACCAGCAatacctcctccagcagcagatccTCGAGGCCCAGCACCGACACATCCTGCCGCCCTCCAG ACGCACCCCAGAGAGAGTTCCTCACCAGCCCCACAGACTGCGGCCCAGCTATGAGTTTGCGCCCCCTCTTCATGTCGCTCCACAGCCTGTGGTGCAGCAGCCCCGCTACCTGGCTGAGGGCACAGACTG GGATCTAAGTGTGGATGCTGGGTTGCCCCCCCACCAGTATCACATCCATCCGCTGCCGCAGCACTACCAGCACTACCTGACCTCTCCTAGGATGCACCATTTCCCCAGAAACGGTGCCTCAACACAAGTG GTGGTCCATGAGATCAGAAACTACCCGTATCCCCAGCTGCACCTGCTGGCTCTGCAGAGTCTCAACCCCTCCCGCCACGCGTCTGCCGTTAGAGAGAGCTACGAG GAGCTGTTGCAGCTGGAGGACAGACTGGGCAGCGTGAACAGGGGAGCCGTGCAGACCACCATCGAGAGGTTCACCTTCCCCCATAAGTACAAGAAG AGAATACCCCAGGGCCTGAAGATGTgtctggaggacgaggagcttgACACGGATGAGAAGTGCACTATCTGTTTGTCAATgctggaggatggagaggatgtCAG GAGATTACCCTGCATGCACCTGTTCCACCAGGCGTGTGTGGACCAGTGGCTGGCCACCAGCAGGAAGTGCCCCATCTGCAGAGTGGACATTGAGACCCAACTGACCCCGGACAGTTGA
- the ark2cb gene encoding E3 ubiquitin-protein ligase ARK2C isoform X1, with the protein MQPGSKRFTQNSQEPSPVTDHVLVNFLRSDPVGLSVNQKTRSRILYAGPKNGPVHGTCGNHHFPTPTEVFVTLGSHFNRQQQQQHSHATSCRHFQLGPQAPLPMDFPMPHPGQPQSGINPHLAPPGHQHGPPLHPPLNPLSAPQFQEIPAPPFLPQALHQQYLLQQQILEAQHRHILPPSRRTPERVPHQPHRLRPSYEFAPPLHVAPQPVVQQPRYLAEGTDWDLSVDAGLPPHQYHIHPLPQHYQHYLTSPRMHHFPRNGASTQVVVHEIRNYPYPQLHLLALQSLNPSRHASAVRESYEELLQLEDRLGSVNRGAVQTTIERFTFPHKYKKRIPQGLKMCLEDEELDTDEKCTICLSMLEDGEDVRRLPCMHLFHQACVDQWLATSRKCPICRVDIETQLTPDS; encoded by the exons ATGCAGCCGGGCAGTAAAAGGTTTACTCAGAATTCGCAAGAACCGAGCCCCGTTACAGACCATGTGCTGGTCAATTTCCTCCGTTCTGATCCAGTTGGCTTGTCTGTGAATCAGAAGACCAGGAGTCGCATATTGTATGCAGGACCAAAAAATGGTCCTGTTCATGGCACTTGTGGTAACCATCATTTCCCCACCCCCACAGAAGTATTTGTCACCCTAG GGTCCCATTTCAAccggcaacagcagcagcagcacagccatGCTACCTCTTGCCGGCACTTCCAGTTAGGTCCTCAGGCCCCGCTGCCCATGGACTTCCCCATGCCCCACCCAGGGCAGCCGCAGTCAGGCATTAACCCCCACCTGGCGCCTCCCGGGCACCAGCATGGCCCTCCGCTCCACCCGCCCCTCAACCCCCTGTCAGCTCCCCAGTTCCAGGAAATCCCCGCCCCTCCCTTCCTACCTCAGGCATTACACCAGCAatacctcctccagcagcagatccTCGAGGCCCAGCACCGACACATCCTGCCGCCCTCCAG ACGCACCCCAGAGAGAGTTCCTCACCAGCCCCACAGACTGCGGCCCAGCTATGAGTTTGCGCCCCCTCTTCATGTCGCTCCACAGCCTGTGGTGCAGCAGCCCCGCTACCTGGCTGAGGGCACAGACTG GGATCTAAGTGTGGATGCTGGGTTGCCCCCCCACCAGTATCACATCCATCCGCTGCCGCAGCACTACCAGCACTACCTGACCTCTCCTAGGATGCACCATTTCCCCAGAAACGGTGCCTCAACACAAGTG GTGGTCCATGAGATCAGAAACTACCCGTATCCCCAGCTGCACCTGCTGGCTCTGCAGAGTCTCAACCCCTCCCGCCACGCGTCTGCCGTTAGAGAGAGCTACGAG GAGCTGTTGCAGCTGGAGGACAGACTGGGCAGCGTGAACAGGGGAGCCGTGCAGACCACCATCGAGAGGTTCACCTTCCCCCATAAGTACAAGAAG AGAATACCCCAGGGCCTGAAGATGTgtctggaggacgaggagcttgACACGGATGAGAAGTGCACTATCTGTTTGTCAATgctggaggatggagaggatgtCAG GAGATTACCCTGCATGCACCTGTTCCACCAGGCGTGTGTGGACCAGTGGCTGGCCACCAGCAGGAAGTGCCCCATCTGCAGAGTGGACATTGAGACCCAACTGACCCCGGACAGTTGA